Proteins encoded by one window of Passer domesticus isolate bPasDom1 chromosome 10, bPasDom1.hap1, whole genome shotgun sequence:
- the KCNJ3 gene encoding G protein-activated inward rectifier potassium channel 1, whose amino-acid sequence MSALRRKLGDEYQVVSTSASGGGLPPPRSAPRGKRQRFVDKNGRCNVQHGNLGGETSRYLSDLFTTLVDLKWRWNLFIFILTYTVAWLFMASMWWVIAYMRGDLNKAHDDSYTPCVANVYNFPSAFLFFIETEATIGYGYRYITDKCPEGIILFLFQSILGSIVDAFLIGCMFIKMSQPKKRAETLMFSEHAAISMRDGKLTLMFRVGNLRNSHMVSAQIRCKLLKSRQTPEGEFLPLDQLELDVGFSTGADQLFLVSPLTICHVIDSKSPFYDLSQRSMHTEQFEIVVILEGIVETTGMTCQARTSYTEDEVLWGHRFFPVISLEEGFFKVDYSQFHATFEVPTPPYSVKEQEEMLLMSSPLIPPAVSNSKERNNSVECLDGLDEVGTKLPSKLQKITGRDDFPKKLLRMSSTTSEKAYSMGDLPMKLQRISSVPGNSEEKLGSKTTKMMSDPMSQSVAELPPKLQKLSGGGGRMEGNLPPKLRKMNSDRFT is encoded by the exons ATGTCGGCGCTGCGGCGCAAGCTGGGCGATGAGTACCAGGTGGTGAGCACCTCGGCCAGCGGCGGAGGCCTGCCGCCCCCGCGCAGCGCCCCGCGCGGGAAGCGCCAGCGCTTCGTGGACAAGAACGGGCGCTGCAACGTGCAGCACGGCAACCTGGGCGGAGAGACCAGCCGCTACCTGTCCGACCTCTTCACCACGCTGGTGGACCTCAAGTGGCGCTGGAACCTGTTCATCTTCATCCTCACCTACACCGTGGCCTGGCTCTTCATGGCCTCCATGTGGTGGGTGATCGCCTACATGCGCGGGGACCTCAACAAGGCGCACGACGACAGCTACACGCCGTGCGTGGCCAACGTCTACAACTTCCCCTCCGCCTTCCTCTTCTTCATCGAGACCGAGGCCACCATCGGCTACGGCTACCGCTACATCACCGACAAGTGCCCCGAGGGCatcatcctcttcctcttccagtCCATCCTGGGCTCCATCGTGGACGCCTTCCTGATCGGCTGCATGTTCATCAAGATGTCGCAGCCCAAGAAGCGGGCCGAGACGCTGATGTTCAGCGAGCACGCCGCCATCTCCATGCGCGACGGCAAGCTCACGCTCATGTTCCGCGTGGGCAACCTCCGCAACAGCCACATGGTGTCCGCCCAGATCCGCTGCAAGCTGCTCAAG TCCCGCCAGACTCCGGAGGGAGAATTCCTGCCCCTGGATCAGCTGGAGCTGGACGTGGGCTTCAGCACGGGGGCTGACCAGCTCTTCCTGGTGTCCCCCCTGACCATCTGCCACGTCATCGACTCCAAGAGCCCCTTCTACGACCTGTCCCAGCGCAGCATGCACACCGAGCAGTTCGAGATCGTCGTCATCCTCGAGGGCATCGTCGAGACCACGG GGATGACGTGCCAGGCCAGGACATCCTACACGGAGGACGAGGTGCTCTGGGGCCATCGCTTCTTCCCGGTGATCTCCTTGGAGGAAGGGTTCTTCAAAGTGGATTATTCCCAGTTCCACGCCACCTTCGAGGTGCCCACCCCGCCCTACAGCgtgaaggagcaggaggagatgcTGCTCATGTCCTCGCCCCTGATCCCGCCCGCCGTCAGCAACAGCAAGGAGAGGAACAACTCCGTGGAGTGCCTGGATGGGCTCGACGAGGTGGGCACAAAGCTGCCCtcaaaactgcagaaaatcaCCGGGAGGGACGACTTCCCAAAAAAACTGCTCAGGATGAGCTCCACCACCTCGGAGAAGGCCTACAGCATGGGCGATCTGCCCATGAAACTCCAGCGCATCAGCTCGGTGCCCGGCAACTCCGAGGAGAAACTGGGCTCCAAGACCACGAAGATGATGTCGGATCCCATGAGCCAGTCGGTGGCAGAGCTGCCCCCCAAGCTGCAGAAGCTCTCGGGGGGCGGGGGCAGGATGGAGGGGAACCTGCCGCCCAAACTGCGCAAAATGAATTCCGACCGCTTCACATAA